GTTATTTAAAAGGGATCAAAATTGGCCTCATTATCAAGTCTGACTGTCTTTAAGAAACGTACACAGAgctgcaacaaacaaacaaacaaacaaccctttCCCACCGTAGCACGAATGAcacagcatttatttatttatttattgatacaATAATGAAAAGATGTCTACCTAAGGCTCTTGGTTCCCTAACACACATTAAAAGCACAATCCTATCCCAGCCTGATTCATATAATTATTTCAACAGAAAACCATGCAGACACTTCTTGTGCACACCTTTATCACTGTGGAAAGAAATCTTTCAGCTCGCTCAGAAAACCCCATCAAACATATCACATATGGACACCCTCGATAGATAACAAAACATCGACAATGATGTGTAAGTGAACACTTACTATCTCTCCAGTCATTCCCACCtccaaaaacacttcaaaaaaagaaagaaaccaacccatcaaaaaataaactaaaaaaacagagacagaggcaaaaaaaatacAGATACTGCACTGATACTGCAATCCAATTTTTACTCCAAAAAAGAAGACAGACACTCCCTGAGGTTCACTAAGGACTTTGATAGGGCTAATGATTTTATGTAGAAGGTGCTAACATAGTGTGGTGATGGGTGGCAGTACACAATcctatgatagatagatagaaggcaAACAGATAGATAATGATATTATTTACATTACATTGGTATGCAGTTACATTAggtccattgacttgagtggtgTTTTCATTTTTGCAAGTGCAAATTCCCCTTTTTGCATAAAGAGATGACAAACCATGTTCTTGTGGAGACAATTATGTCATCATTTCATTATATTTTCAAGGAAGCAcagaaggaaattaaaatcaaaggaGAAAGATGGATATTTTATTGGTCATAAAAAAACCTCTGTCCAATCAGTTTCCTCCGGGCAGCTTTGATCTCTTGGATTCTCATAGTGTAGATGATCGGATTCAGCATTGGAGGTACAATGGAATAGAAATAGATATGGAATAGATCCAGATGTGATATGGACCTGGAGCTGGGTTTCTGGTAGGCAGTGATGCcagtgaaaacaaacaaagagacAACAGTGAGGTGAGGCAGGCAGGTAGAGAAGGCTTTATGCCTGCCCTGTGGAGAGGGGATTCTTAGAACGGATCTGAAGATCTGAACATATGACacaattattaaaacaaaacagcttAAAGCTAAGCAAGCACTGAAGACAATAACCCcactttcactgaggtctgagtcagAACAGGCAAGCTTGACTAACTGGGGGTTGTCACAGAAGAAGTGATTCACCACGTTTCCTCCACAGAAGGATAATGCAAATGTGTTTCCAGTATGCAGGGCAGAGTAAAGAATACCACTGATCCAGGTACTGGCTGCCATTTGTATACAAGCTCTCCTGTTCATCACTCTCTCATAGTGCAGTGGTTGGCAGATGGCGACATATCGATCATATGCCATGACAGTCAGGATGCCAATAGCAACTGAACCAAGGAACATAAAGAGAAAGACTTGGGCGGCACATCCAGAATAAAGAATCACCCTGGTGTTCATGAGAGAATTGGCCATGGATTTGGGGATGGTGACGGAAATGAATCCAGGGTCCAAGATGGCCAGATTCACCACGAAGAAGTATATGGGATTGTGAAGATGGTGGTTGAGAGCTATAGCTGTGATGATGAGAAGATTCCCCATCAGACCTGGCAGGTAAAGCACCAGAAACATCACAAAGTGCAAAATCTGCAGCTCCCGAATTGTCAGAGAATGCCAGGAGAAGTAACTTGGTCATGGTGGTTCGGTTGTACATTTTCTTCCTCAGCACATTGTGTGATGGCTGTGGAGGGAAGAAGAAGGTCCATACTCAGGATTTGACTGTCAGAGGGCCTTGATTCCCTTCTGAGTAATGTCCTATGATCTTCTGTTAAATGTGCACAGCACCCCTCCAATCCTTCCACTGCTGAAAATCAGAGAGCACTAGAGAGAtaaagtgagtgaggtaatagctgttattggatcagcttccctgggtgagagagacaagattttgagcctCCCATactacctcaccaaccttgtctatttaatattctgggaccaacatggctacaagtaCTGCATAGAATCAGACCACTACTCAGATGTGTTATCGCAATAGTGTCAATTAGCATAACTCCCATAAAATCCATGGGGCTATATCAGTTTGTACCATCCGGGGATCTGTCCCAAGATGTCACTTGAACAAATGCATTAAAGACTGAAactgcaaaaacaacaacaacaacaaccacagAGGTCAAGCAAAGATGGCTCCTCAACTCTGTCAAACAACAGAGGAAAACTTGGGCACGGAACTAAAGTACTAGAACTCCAAGACAGCCCAATTCCCACTTTCTATGGAAATATGACAGACTCTCTAAGTGTTCTAAGTGCAAGCTTGTCTGTAACAATTCCTCTCCAAACTCTGTTTATAGATGACCTGCCACTTGGTTACAAATTGATTGATGGCACCaatcccagctccactcccatctCTGAGTAAAGATGGGCTAGTAGAATTGCACAGTTACTGCTAGCTTGTGTCGTTTCCCTCTGTGACTGTATACCTGTTCTGTGAGGGTCAGAGGCAGCCAGGAGACTTGGCTTTTGTTCTTATCTCTGCCAGtgtcctgctgtgtgaccttgggccagtcacttcctctccccatgcctctgtttcccctccatcCCTTTCTCTGACTTTTATGAGCTCTGTGGGGGAATGGGCTCTGTCTTATCATGTATCTACACTGTGAACCCATTTGTTCTCAGCTGGCAGAAGTGTTGTACACTGGATATGGTGATAGACCAGGAGCTCTGGATTCCTGTGCTATTGACCTCCTGGGGATCCATTTACACAGCATATGGGAACACCGTCACAGCTCCAGTAGATGGAAAtgggctagctctgctcaagttaCTGCACAAAACATACCCATGTAGCCAGAGGTAGCCTGGACACCAGCTAAAGCTTCATCCGACTACGTACCCACAGAGTTCAAGCGGGTTTGTACTGAGGTGGCTAGACTGAGCCACTCCCTGTGCTGCCCTCATCTTCTCCGCTAGTGCAGTTTGCTATGTGAAGCGGGCAGGTGGAGAAGACTTTTTTGCCGGCCCTTTTGAGAGAGGATTCACTTAGTATGCCTACATGAGTTTGGAAGCATGTTCCCGGCTGTGGTGTAGATATGCCCTTAATGTCCTTGGGCAAGGTCCACATAAACAGGCTGCCATTGCTTGATTGAACCCAAACTCTGAGTTTCATGGTTCTAGCACATCTATTAAGTATAGCCCATACTCCCTGGGCTTTCAGTTCTGCTGTTCACTCTGTTCTGCCATTCTGCGTTCATGACtttgaaacagaaataaaaatggatATAACAGAATGACAGTGTTTGAAATTATGGTACCATTGAACAACAATAGTGCTTCCCACCCTAGTCAATAATGTTctgctttaactttttttaaagaaaatttgtgttttcagttaagcaaattttcatggaaagactttatctatctatctatctatctatctatctatctatctatctatctatctatctatctatacaaAAGCTGATTCTTTTTCTATGTGAAGGAGAGATTTTGGTTGGAATTTTTCAGTTTGCAACAGTTTTTAGCAGAGAACGATTGTTTCTCTGTGGCAAAAATCTCAAACGTTTGGAAATTTGGGGGACTTCTATGAAAagacaatatttttaataaagaaaaaagacagtAACAAACTTACTGTGTTGATCTTGGATTGTTCTTCCCAAATTGCAAAGCATTTGATCCTGCAGTGCTCAAAATTATTGGCCATTATCTGTCAATATATTTCCATGCACAACAATCTCTTTATCTCTCTCATGAACCCATTACTGCATTATCCAGCACAGATTTTCATGTTCCGTCATTGGATTTGTGAGTTGCCGGGTCTCTCTGCAGTTCCAAGCTGACAGGGATCCACTCCACAGATGGGCACTTTCTGCGCCACTCCTAGGGTATGCTTGGCTGAGAGGTAAAAGATTAAATGGGATCAGGGGGACTGGAAGCCCCTCCCAACTCTACAGGTTGACATGGCTTCAGCCCAGTAAATCCCTCCTCTGGGACTAAATAGTTGAATCCGGTCTCCGGGGTTGTGAGCCGAGTAATGATATCACCTGTGAACAAACCACTCTGACAATATACTCGAACTGACCCCACAGAGGGAGAACACAATCCAGAG
This genomic interval from Lepidochelys kempii isolate rLepKem1 chromosome 13, rLepKem1.hap2, whole genome shotgun sequence contains the following:
- the LOC140897137 gene encoding olfactory receptor 14A16-like; translation: MFLVLYLPGLMGNLLIITAIALNHHLHNPIYFFVVNLAILDPGFISVTIPKSMANSLMNTRVILYSGCAAQVFLFMFLGSVAIGILTVMAYDRYVAICQPLHYERVMNRRACIQMAASTWISGILYSALHTGNTFALSFCGGNVVNHFFCDNPQLVKLACSDSDLSESGVIVFSACLALSCFVLIIVSYVQIFRSVLRIPSPQGRHKAFSTCLPHLTVVSLFVFTGITAYQKPSSRSISHLDLFHIYFYSIVPPMLNPIIYTMRIQEIKAARRKLIGQRFFYDQ